One region of Quercus lobata isolate SW786 chromosome 2, ValleyOak3.0 Primary Assembly, whole genome shotgun sequence genomic DNA includes:
- the LOC115975647 gene encoding uncharacterized protein LOC115975647 translates to MNYQSTSRNQMPKGFKVKHVLQLVLFLAVVIWLQYQLRQSNSNKKGNNYGESIQSKLSEDHGGIILGRKGNAGLSSDGGMTELEDVNLVEEDKRKDDGGGGDDEFDGNVEEEFFHKENEYSHGQFWTREKKENWKELELEHKDNNSDIGVGGKGESVVLYNHSVQGGYFKKGHDDSWSSVPDHDKKGDEKGGEVHDEEDDKDPKTLVKQGDDKVSGRQIKEPQHIEELTDDTLKKVQYEADHLNSNNKEDNNIMESKREIAMQPSGTDNNATVLDRNEVLDGVLGFHDENGVPPDGSDLSKSMFTDSQNNYANIQHQETISNSSYQSRFSESANIAEVATEEDLDAADVESRNKEA, encoded by the coding sequence ATGAATTACCAGTCCACTAGTCGTAACCAAATGCCCAAAGGGTTTAAGGTAAAACATGTTTTGCAATTGGTATTGTTTTTGGCTGTTGTCATCTGGTTGCAATACCAGTTAAGGCAgtcaaactcaaacaaaaaggGAAATAACTATGGAGAAAGCATACAGAGCAAACTTAGCGAAGATCATGGTGGCATTATTTTGGGGCGTAAGGGGAATGCTGGGTTGTCAAGTGATGGTGGTATGACTGAATTAGAAGATGTGAATCTTGTggaagaagataaaagaaaagatgatgGAGGAGGTGGAGATGATGAATTTGATGGAAATGTTGAAGAAGAATTTTTCCACAAGGAAAATGAATATTCTCATGGACAATTTTGGACTcgggaaaagaaagaaaattggaaGGAACTGGAACTAGAACATAAGGACAACAATTCTGATATTGGAGTTGGAGGAAAAGGTGAATCAGTGGTCTTATATAATCATTCTGTTCAAGgaggatattttaaaaaaggaCATGATGATTCATGGAGTAGTGTCCCAGATCATGATAAGAAAGGAGATGAGAAGGGTGGTGAAGTtcatgatgaagaagatgacaAGGACCCAAAAACACTAGTCAAGCAAGGGGATGACAAAGTTTCAGGAAGACAAATTAAGGAACCACAACATATTGAGGAACTTACTGATGATACACTTAAAAAAGTCCAATACGAGGCAGATCACTTAAATAGCAATAATAAAGAAGATAATAACATTATGGAAAGCAAACGGGAGATTGCAATGCAGCCTAGTGGAACAGACAATAATGCTACTGTTCTTGACCGAAATGAAGTGTTGGATGGAGTCCTTGGCTTTCATGATGAGAATGGGGTACCACCAGATGGTAGTGATCTTTCAAAATCCATGTTCACTGATTCACAGAATAATTATGCAAACATTCAACATCAAGAAACCATTTCCAATTCAAGTTATCAAAGTAGATTCAGCGAAAGCGCCAACATTGCAGAAGTTGCAACCGAAGAAGACTTGGATGCTGCTGATGTAGAAAGCAGAAATAAAGAAGCCTAG